The following proteins are co-located in the Paludibaculum fermentans genome:
- a CDS encoding di-heme oxidoredictase family protein, translating into MSVKLRSSRLAAMLALSFTVLCLAQKDSGVRGGPPGAGGPIPGLQANEQALFVEGKARMVQLEAVCDNCNDVILGSNTGEDPNLATLTNSSGLGARFNGDQCSVCHQQPAIGGSGGFLVPNPQDAPNRYRKPENPMFDLIPHRKGAQNYVPSFITRYGPIREVRFQRRPDGTPDGGVHQLFTVVGRSDVGAPGCTAPVLAQPDFETQYRNGNLSFRIPLQLFGLGLIEAIQDATILSNSASTKALRGPLGIGGMPNRSGNDGTIARFGWKAQNKSLTIFASEAYNVEMGVTNDLFPTSTDETPECSHGKNEPNDITRVDPDDSRNQGMNNPMHMLPDWLEFAIFMRQLAPPDPAPLSASAQRGQRLFGTGLNSPGIGCFLCHTPTMMTGPRHETEALQNRPANLYSDLLIHHMGPGLADNVTQGLAQGDMFRTTPLWGIGKRLFFLHDGRTSDLLAAITAHAGAQSEDHGHDGGSYPPSEATAVIQRFSALAPGDKQAILDFLRSL; encoded by the coding sequence ATGTCAGTCAAATTACGCTCCTCGCGGCTTGCCGCGATGCTCGCACTCTCGTTCACCGTGCTCTGCCTGGCCCAGAAGGATTCGGGTGTCCGGGGCGGGCCGCCGGGCGCAGGCGGACCCATTCCCGGGCTGCAGGCCAACGAACAGGCGCTTTTCGTGGAGGGAAAAGCGCGCATGGTTCAGTTGGAAGCGGTCTGCGACAACTGCAACGATGTCATCCTCGGGTCGAACACCGGAGAAGATCCGAACCTGGCGACCCTGACAAACTCATCGGGCCTGGGCGCGCGGTTCAATGGAGACCAATGCTCGGTATGCCACCAGCAGCCGGCCATCGGAGGGTCCGGCGGCTTCCTGGTGCCCAACCCGCAGGACGCGCCCAACCGCTACAGGAAGCCGGAGAACCCGATGTTCGACCTGATTCCGCATCGCAAGGGCGCCCAGAACTACGTCCCCTCATTCATCACGCGCTACGGTCCGATTAGGGAGGTGCGATTCCAGAGGCGGCCGGACGGCACACCGGACGGCGGTGTGCACCAGTTGTTCACCGTGGTCGGCCGTTCGGACGTGGGCGCACCCGGCTGCACCGCGCCGGTCCTGGCTCAGCCTGATTTCGAAACGCAATACCGGAACGGCAACCTTTCGTTCCGCATCCCGCTCCAGTTGTTCGGGCTGGGCCTGATCGAGGCGATCCAGGATGCGACCATTCTGAGCAATTCCGCCTCCACGAAGGCGCTGCGCGGGCCGCTGGGGATCGGCGGCATGCCGAACCGGAGTGGCAACGACGGCACCATCGCCCGCTTCGGCTGGAAGGCGCAGAACAAGTCGTTGACCATCTTCGCGTCGGAAGCCTATAACGTCGAGATGGGGGTCACCAACGACCTGTTTCCCACCAGCACGGACGAGACACCGGAGTGCAGCCACGGCAAGAACGAGCCGAACGACATCACTCGCGTCGATCCGGACGACTCGCGGAACCAGGGCATGAACAACCCGATGCACATGCTGCCGGACTGGCTGGAGTTTGCGATCTTCATGCGGCAGCTCGCTCCGCCAGACCCGGCCCCTCTGTCGGCCAGTGCCCAGCGCGGCCAGCGGCTGTTCGGCACCGGACTCAACAGCCCGGGCATCGGCTGCTTCCTGTGCCACACGCCCACCATGATGACCGGTCCGAGGCACGAGACCGAGGCCCTGCAGAACCGGCCGGCCAACCTCTACTCCGACCTGCTCATCCACCACATGGGCCCGGGCCTGGCGGACAATGTGACCCAGGGCCTGGCCCAGGGCGACATGTTCCGCACGACGCCGCTGTGGGGCATCGGCAAGCGCCTGTTCTTCCTGCATGACGGCCGGACCAGCGATCTGCTGGCCGCCATCACCGCGCACGCCGGGGCCCAGAGCGAGGACCACGGGCACGACGGAGGCAGCTATCCGCCTTCGGAGGCAACCGCCGTGATCCAGCGCTTCAGCGCGCTGGCACCGGGCGACAAGCAGGCGATTCTCGACTTCCTGCGCTCCCTATAG
- a CDS encoding proline--tRNA ligase produces the protein MLWSKLFIPTLRESPAEAEVVSHQLLLRAGYIRQLGAGIYNYLYLAQRSLLKIQRIVREEMDAIGAQEFLLPALNPAEVWQESGRYEAMGDNMFRLKDRFGRQLCLGMTHEEVMTVIARGEVRSYKQLPQIWYQIQTKFRDEPRPKSGLLRVRQFIMKDSYSFDLAPAGLDESYEKHRLAYCRIFDRCGLQYVAVEAHSGAMGGSQSQEFMVATDAGEDYVVVCKETGYAANLEKAVSRPVPPAAPDAEGDLSPEEVHTPGQKSIDEVSAFLKVPATSIIKSLVLIADGKPVVALMRGDHQLSETKFQSATGCAEFRPAFPEEMRTLMGAEAGSLGPVGLTGVTVIADLSLQGRRNMVAGANKDDYHLLNVTPGEDFAAVYHDLRQVTEGDTELETGAPLQILKTMEIGHIFKLGYKYSHSMGLNVLDQNGVETPVIMGSYGIGIERVLCGVVELYADANGISMPVSIAPFEAVVTPVKSADPALAAAGQQVYEELKKLGVDVLYDDRELSPGVKFKDADLVGIPYRVVIGKKLPQGIVELAERRTGAKSEVPLAEVAGMVAEKVRAAKQ, from the coding sequence ATGTTGTGGTCCAAACTGTTCATCCCCACCCTGCGCGAGAGCCCGGCTGAAGCGGAGGTGGTGAGCCACCAGCTACTGCTGCGCGCGGGCTACATCCGGCAGCTCGGCGCCGGTATCTACAACTACCTCTACCTGGCCCAGCGGTCGCTGCTCAAGATCCAGCGGATTGTGCGAGAAGAGATGGACGCCATCGGGGCCCAGGAGTTCCTGTTGCCAGCGCTGAATCCGGCCGAAGTTTGGCAGGAGTCGGGCCGCTACGAGGCGATGGGCGACAACATGTTCCGGCTGAAGGACCGTTTCGGACGGCAGCTTTGCCTGGGCATGACCCACGAAGAGGTGATGACGGTCATCGCGCGGGGCGAGGTGCGCAGCTACAAGCAACTGCCGCAGATCTGGTACCAGATCCAGACCAAGTTCCGCGACGAGCCGCGGCCCAAGTCCGGCCTGTTGCGCGTGCGCCAGTTCATCATGAAGGACAGCTATTCGTTCGACCTCGCTCCGGCGGGCCTGGACGAGAGCTATGAGAAGCACCGGCTGGCCTACTGCCGGATCTTCGACCGCTGCGGCCTGCAGTATGTAGCCGTCGAGGCGCACTCGGGCGCGATGGGCGGCAGCCAGTCGCAGGAGTTCATGGTCGCCACGGACGCAGGCGAAGACTACGTGGTGGTCTGCAAAGAGACCGGCTATGCCGCCAACCTGGAGAAGGCCGTGTCGCGGCCAGTGCCTCCGGCGGCGCCTGATGCCGAAGGCGACCTGAGCCCCGAGGAAGTCCACACGCCCGGACAGAAGTCGATTGACGAAGTCTCCGCGTTCCTCAAGGTGCCGGCCACGTCGATTATCAAGTCGCTGGTGCTGATTGCGGACGGCAAGCCCGTGGTTGCCCTGATGCGCGGCGACCACCAGTTGAGCGAGACCAAGTTCCAGAGCGCGACCGGGTGCGCCGAGTTCCGGCCGGCCTTTCCGGAGGAGATGCGCACGCTGATGGGCGCGGAGGCCGGCTCGCTGGGCCCGGTGGGCCTGACGGGCGTGACCGTCATAGCCGACCTCTCCCTGCAAGGCCGCCGCAACATGGTGGCGGGCGCGAACAAGGACGACTACCACCTGCTGAACGTCACTCCGGGGGAGGACTTCGCGGCGGTTTATCACGACCTGCGCCAGGTGACCGAGGGCGACACGGAGCTCGAAACCGGGGCTCCGCTGCAGATCCTGAAGACGATGGAGATCGGCCACATCTTCAAACTCGGGTACAAGTACTCGCACTCGATGGGGCTGAACGTGCTGGACCAGAACGGTGTCGAGACGCCGGTGATCATGGGCAGCTACGGCATCGGCATCGAGCGGGTGCTGTGCGGCGTGGTGGAGCTGTATGCCGATGCGAACGGCATCAGCATGCCGGTTTCCATTGCGCCCTTCGAAGCAGTGGTGACGCCGGTGAAGTCGGCCGACCCGGCCCTGGCCGCGGCGGGCCAGCAGGTATACGAGGAGTTGAAGAAGCTCGGCGTGGATGTGCTGTATGACGACCGTGAACTGAGCCCCGGAGTGAAGTTCAAGGATGCGGACCTGGTGGGCATCCCGTATCGCGTGGTGATCGGGAAGAAGCTGCCCCAGGGCATTGTGGAACTGGCGGAGCGGCGCACCGGCGCCAAGAGCGAGGTACCGCTGGCCGAGGTGGCCGGCATGGTCGCGGAGAAGGTGAGAGCGGCGAAGCAATGA
- a CDS encoding aminotransferase class V-fold PLP-dependent enzyme: MSIDWPSIRALYPALQNRTFLNTATFGQLSRLTVEAMDRHFAHRDELACSDFLGWFAEHDGLRSKLATLIQAEASDIAFLPNSNAGLAILMHSIDWHAGDEILTLEGEFPNNIYAPAYLAERGVKLIEAPWPRLLESIHERTRLVAVSSVNYTTGFRVPLAELASALEGRDIRFYVDATQMLGAVRFDFGAIEPDMLAVNCYKWMLAPNGVGFMAVSARQRARMEPLSIGWRSHHDWRNVDNLHLGTPVLVDTAEKYEGGMLPSSLLYGLEASVDLMLELGPAAIEQRVLDLASKTRAALRGIGGEPLPFDNTAIIAAHLPGRDASAVARALKQEGVMVSARHGLLRVSTHFYNDEQDIERLIAALRTSN, translated from the coding sequence ATGAGCATCGATTGGCCTTCGATCCGCGCATTGTATCCGGCGCTGCAGAACCGGACGTTCCTGAATACGGCCACCTTTGGCCAGTTGTCGCGGCTTACAGTGGAAGCGATGGACCGGCACTTCGCGCACCGGGACGAGCTCGCCTGCTCAGACTTCCTGGGGTGGTTTGCCGAACACGACGGGCTGCGGAGCAAGCTCGCCACGCTGATCCAGGCCGAGGCGTCCGACATTGCGTTCCTGCCCAATTCGAACGCGGGTCTCGCGATCCTGATGCACAGCATCGACTGGCACGCGGGCGATGAGATCCTGACGCTGGAAGGCGAGTTCCCGAACAACATCTATGCGCCGGCCTACCTTGCCGAGCGCGGGGTGAAGCTGATCGAGGCGCCGTGGCCCCGGCTGCTGGAGTCGATCCACGAACGGACGCGGCTGGTGGCCGTGAGTAGCGTGAATTACACTACCGGTTTCCGCGTGCCGCTGGCGGAGCTGGCCTCCGCGTTGGAGGGTCGCGACATCCGGTTCTATGTAGACGCCACGCAGATGCTGGGCGCGGTGCGTTTCGACTTCGGGGCGATCGAGCCCGATATGCTGGCAGTGAACTGCTACAAGTGGATGCTGGCGCCGAACGGCGTGGGCTTCATGGCGGTCTCCGCCCGGCAGCGCGCCCGCATGGAGCCGCTGAGTATCGGGTGGCGCAGCCATCACGACTGGCGGAACGTGGACAACCTGCATCTGGGCACGCCGGTGCTGGTGGATACGGCGGAGAAGTATGAAGGCGGGATGTTGCCGTCTTCCCTGCTCTACGGCCTGGAAGCGAGCGTGGATCTCATGCTGGAGCTGGGCCCGGCGGCGATTGAGCAGCGCGTGCTCGACCTGGCGTCGAAGACACGGGCGGCGCTACGCGGCATCGGCGGCGAGCCGCTGCCTTTCGACAATACGGCCATCATCGCAGCGCATCTTCCGGGCCGCGACGCCAGCGCCGTGGCCCGTGCCCTCAAGCAGGAGGGGGTCATGGTGTCGGCCCGGCACGGCCTGCTGCGGGTCTCGACGCACTTCTACAACGACGAGCAGGACATCGAGCGGCTGATCGCAGCCCTGCGAACCTCCAATTAA
- a CDS encoding DUF6454 family protein encodes MLPLALYALWMAAPPQPISVTPLEGATHHVQGIVVDGTSLWVTSVDRLAKKGYLYEFELATGKRLRWVEVQQGSMFHPGGFDMDEDSLWIPVAEYKKDGHTVIQRRSKATLAVLSSFTVDDHIGCLTLMEGHLAGGNWDARKFYEWTFDGRFVSVRNNPNASHYQEIKYRYGALMASGGVVHWLDPEELEPLRTYTLGKTDRNVPYTNEGMDFRDGKLYLLPEDGPSRLFVFDPEQVYEPAKP; translated from the coding sequence ATGCTGCCTCTCGCTCTCTACGCCCTGTGGATGGCTGCTCCGCCGCAGCCCATCTCCGTGACTCCGCTGGAAGGCGCCACGCACCACGTGCAGGGCATCGTCGTGGACGGGACCTCGCTATGGGTGACGAGCGTCGACCGGCTGGCGAAGAAGGGCTACCTGTATGAGTTTGAACTCGCGACGGGGAAGCGCCTGCGGTGGGTGGAGGTGCAGCAGGGCAGCATGTTCCATCCGGGCGGCTTCGACATGGATGAGGACAGCCTGTGGATTCCTGTGGCCGAGTATAAGAAGGACGGGCACACGGTGATCCAGCGCCGGTCCAAGGCTACGCTGGCTGTCCTTTCGAGCTTCACAGTGGACGACCACATCGGGTGCCTGACGCTGATGGAGGGTCACCTGGCCGGCGGCAACTGGGATGCGCGCAAGTTCTACGAGTGGACTTTCGACGGCCGCTTCGTCAGCGTGCGGAACAACCCCAACGCCAGCCACTACCAGGAGATCAAGTACCGCTATGGGGCGTTGATGGCGTCGGGCGGCGTGGTGCACTGGCTGGATCCGGAGGAACTGGAGCCGCTCCGCACCTACACGCTGGGGAAGACCGACCGGAACGTGCCGTACACGAATGAGGGCATGGACTTCCGCGACGGGAAGCTCTACCTGCTGCCGGAAGACGGGCCCAGCCGGCTGTTTGTGTTTGATCCGGAACAGGTTTACGAACCCGCCAAGCCCTGA